From the Phyllostomus discolor isolate MPI-MPIP mPhyDis1 chromosome 7, mPhyDis1.pri.v3, whole genome shotgun sequence genome, one window contains:
- the LOC114502021 gene encoding thymosin beta-4-like — protein sequence MSDKPDMAKIEKFNKSKFKKTESKRKNPLPSEETIEEEKQAGES from the coding sequence ATGTCTGATAAACCCGATATGGCCAAGATTGAGAAATTCAATAAATcgaaatttaagaagactgaaagcaagagaaaaaatccACTGCCTTCCGAAGAAACGATTGAAGAGGAGAAGCAAGCAGGCGAATCATAA